Below is a window of Candidatus Syntrophosphaera sp. DNA.
CTTTTTTATACTGTGCCCTGATAATTTTTGAGAAAGTGAGGTAAATCATGACTAAGAGAACACTACTGTCCATCATCCTGCTGGGCTTCATCGCCTTGATGTCCGCCCAGGCCCAGGACCTGTTCATTTCGGAGTATGTGGAAGGAAGCTCGAACAACAAGGCCATCGAGATCTTCAACGGCACCGGCGCCCCCGTGGACCTGGCCAATTACACCATGCGTCTCGCCTCCAACGGCGGCACCTGGTCCACCACCAACAGCGTAACTCTATCCGGCACCCTGGCCAACAACGACGTCTTCGTGATCGCCAATTCCCAGGCCATGGGCGCCATCCTCGACGTTGCCGATCTCACCCACACGGTCACCTATTTCAACGGCAACGACTGCCTGGGCCTGTTCAACGGCACCACCCTGATCGACATCATCGGGGTCTATCAGACCGATCCGGGCACTGCCTGGGACGTGGCTGGAGTCACCAACGCCACCCTGAACCACACCTTGGTCCGCAAACCCCATATTGTGCAGGGAAACCTGGATTGGATCGCCGGGGCCGGCACCAATGCCGACAACTCCGAATGGATCGTCCATCCCCAGGATTACGTGGCTGACCTCGGAATGCACACCTTCCAGCCCGGCGGAGGCGACAATGCCGCCACCCCGACCTTCGACCCCCCAGCCGGAGTTTATGCCCAGCCCGTCAATGTGGCCATATCCACCACCACGCCGGACGCCACCATCCGCTATACCACCAACGGCAGCGATCCCACCGAGACTTCCACCCTCTATACCGGCCCCGTGGCGATCAGCAG
It encodes the following:
- a CDS encoding chitobiase/beta-hexosaminidase C-terminal domain-containing protein, whose amino-acid sequence is MTKRTLLSIILLGFIALMSAQAQDLFISEYVEGSSNNKAIEIFNGTGAPVDLANYTMRLASNGGTWSTTNSVTLSGTLANNDVFVIANSQAMGAILDVADLTHTVTYFNGNDCLGLFNGTTLIDIIGVYQTDPGTAWDVAGVTNATLNHTLVRKPHIVQGNLDWIAGAGTNADNSEWIVHPQDYVADLGMHTFQPGGGDNAATPTFDPPAGVYAQPVNVAISTTTPDATIRYTTNGSDPTETSTLYTGPVAISSTTTLKARAWAAGMDPSYVATAIYTFPVVVSNLAALRAANADGTTVYHLANEVVLTFQQNFRHQKYVQDYGAAILIDDYPGIITTQYQIGDGISGLTGTLSRYTTGMLQFWPTMDPGPATSTANTIITPTVTINEIVSNLEFYQSRL